One segment of Brassica napus cultivar Da-Ae chromosome C3, Da-Ae, whole genome shotgun sequence DNA contains the following:
- the LOC111203391 gene encoding uncharacterized protein LOC111203391 — protein MAISIIHHHLIEGLKDQYLTMENPLDLWTALQRRYDHQKTVLLPKARHEWKNLIFMDYKSVDESVLFKIVSMMRLCGEEVTEKELLDKTFSTFHSTNMLLQQQYRERGFASYTNLISCLLLAEANNELLMKNSEMRPIGTSALPEANEAEKKDPKECNHVHDNKKSHGKVHSRFKGRGRDSYGRQGNHNNRGRGSSRGRGNYGCGRGGISKPSYSTKLACHRCGM, from the coding sequence AtggctataagtattatacACCACCATCTCATTGagggtctaaaagatcagtacctCACCATGGAGAATCCACTAGACCTTTGGACCGCTTTACAGcgtagatatgatcaccagaaaacggtgctATTACCAAAGGCTAGACATGAGTGGAAGAATCTCATATTCatggactataagtctgtggatgaaTCAGTATTGTTTAAGATAGTCTCAATGATGAGATTATGTGGTGAGGAAGTAACCGAGAAAGAGTTGCTTGATAAAACATTCTCCACGTTCCATTCGACGAACATGTTGCTGCAACAGcagtatagagagagaggcttCGCCTCATACACTaatctgatctcgtgcctgctCCTGGCCGAGGCTAATAATGAACTCCTGATgaaaaacagtgagatgagaccaaTCGGAACATCAGCATTACCAGAAGCCAATGAGGctgaaaagaaagatcccaaagaaTGCAACCACGTTCATGATAATAAGAAGTCACACGGCAAAGTCCATAGTAGATTCAAGGGACGTGGCCGTGACAGCTATGGTCGgcaaggaaaccacaataaccgtggtcgtggttccagccGTGGCCGAGGCAATTATGGCTGTGGTcgaggtggcatatccaaaccgtcttactcgaccaaatTAGCTTGTCACAGATGCGGGATGTAA
- the LOC106443709 gene encoding putative cadmium/zinc-transporting ATPase HMA4, with product MELPNEDKNKEEEKKTKKKWQKSYFDVLGICCSSEVPLIENILKSLDGVKEYSVIVPSRTVIVVHDSLLISPFQIAKALNQAKFEANVRVDGKTNFKNKWPSPFAVASGILLLLSFLKFVYPPLRWIAVAAVAAGIYPILAKAVASIGRKMVDINILVIITVAATLAMQDYMEAAAVVFLFTIAEWLETRASYKATAVMQSLMSLAPQKAIIAETGEEVEVDEVKVNTIVAVKAGETIPIDGIVVDGNCEVDEKTLTGEAYPVPKQRDSTVWAGTINLNGYVSVKTTSLASDCVVAKMAKLVEEAQSSKTKSQRLIDKCSQYYTPAIILVSGGIAVVPAVMKLHNLNHWFHLALVVLVSACPCGLILSTPVATFCALTKAATSGLLIKSADYLDTLSKIKITAFDKTGTITRGEFIVIEFRSLSRDISLHNLLYWVSSVESKSSHPMAATIVDYAKYVNVEPRTEEVEDYHNFPGEGIYGKIDGNDIYIGNKRIGSRAKCSTVPEIEVDTKGGKTVGYIYVGERLAGVFNLSDACRSGVAQAMKELKDLGIKTAMLTGDNQDAAMHAQEQLGNAMDVVHGELLPEDKSKIILEFKKEGPTAMVGDGVNDAPALATADIGISMGISGSALATQTGHIILMSNDIRRIPQAIRLARRSRRKVVENLFISITLKVGILVLAFTGHPLIWAAVLADVGTCLLVILNSMLLLRDKDKTKNKKCYRASSTLLNGKKLEGDAEEELDLEAGLLTKSGQCNSGCCGDKKKQEKVKPSSKSSSAHRHSGCCGDKQQQDNVKMTVKESCCGGKSKILERDLASLRSCNKNLKIKGGSGCCDKKKEKLKETVAKSCCEEKEKNVEMQILGGQKLIDLEKCLAGETCKSSCCGTKEKAAETAYKVDCNSGSCKKTLKQSSCHEKTCLDTETGDSKLVCCGEREGGKVGEQSDLEVKNERECKSGCCSDERKQTEEITLASEEETESLDCSSGCCENKATVKQSCHENAGLEIEAGDLKLVCCGGDEKQTGEITMACEEETDGSDCSSTCCGNKEEVEQSCHEKACLDIEAGVSCDLKLACCGNTEGEVKEKLDLEEGLQIKNQGQCMSVCGLKEDGSSSLVGKEREIVKVLSQSSSCCTSPTELHVKKKKIEICCKVKTPEAVACGSIKCKEREKRHIGKSCCRSYAKEYCTHRHHHHHHHHVGAV from the exons ATGGAGTTACCGAACGAGGACaagaacaaagaagaagagaaaaaaacaaaaaagaagtgGCAGAAGAGTTACTTCGATGTTTTGGGAATCTGTTGTTCATCGGAAGTTCCTCTGATCGAGAATATTCTCAAGTCTCTCGACGGCGTTAAGGAATACTCCGTCATCGTCCCGTCGAGAACAGTGATCGTTGTCCATGACAGCCTCCTCATCTCTCCGTTCCAAATTG CTAAGGCCTTGAATCAAGCTAAGTTTGAAGCCAACGTTAGAGTGGACGGGAAAACCAACTTCAAGAATAAATGGCCAAGCCCTTTCGCGGTGGCTTCCGGCATACTCCTCCTCCTCTCCTTTCTGAAGTTTGTATACCCGCCTCTACGTTGGATCGCTGTCGCAGCCGTCGCCGCTGGTATTTATCCGATTCTTGCAAAAGCTGTTGCTTCTATAGGAAGGAAGATGGTCGACATCAACATCCTAGTCATTATAACCG TGGCAGCAACACTTGCAATGCAAGATTACATGGAGGCAGCAGCAGTTGTGTTCTTATTCACCATAGCCGAATGGCTTGAAACAAGAGCTAGCTACAAG GCAACCGCGGTAATGCAGTCACTGATGAGCTTAGCTCCACAGAAGGCAATAATAGCAGAGACTGGAGAAGAAGTTGAAGTAGATGAGGTTAAGGTTAACACCATTGTAGCAGTAAAAGCCGGAGAAACCATACCTATTGATGgtattgtggtggatggaaacTGTGAAGTAGACGAAAAAACCTTAACAGGAGAAGCATATCCTGTTCCTAAACAGAGAGATTCTACGGTTTGGGCTGGAACCATCAATCTAAATG GCTATGTTAGTGTGAAAACAACTTCTTTAGCCAGTGATTGCGTGGTTGCAAAGATGGCTAAGCTCGTGGAAGAAGCTCAGAGCAGTAAAACCAAATCTCAAAGACTAATAGACAAATGTTCTCAGTACTATACTCcag CAATTATCTTAGTATCAGGTGGCATTGCGGTTGTCCCGGCTGTAATGAAACTACACAACCTCAACCATTGGTTCCACTTAGCACTAGTTGTGTTAGTCAGTGCTTGTCCATGTGGTCTTATCCTCTCCACACCAGTTGCTACTTTCTGCGCGCTTACAAAAGCGGCTACTTCAGGGCTTCTAATCAAAAGTGCTGATTATCTCGACACTCTCTCAAAGATAAAGATCACTGCATTCGACAAAACCGGGACTATTACCAGAGGAGAGTTCATTGTCATTGAGTTCAGATCACTCTCCAGAGATATAAGCCTACACAATTTGCTTTACTG GGTATCAAGTGTTGAAAGCAAATCAAGCCATCCAATGGCAGCAACGATAGTTGACTATGCTAAATATGTTAATGTTGAGCCTAGGACTGAAGAAGTTGAGGATTACCATAACTTTCCAGGTGAAGGAATCTATGGGAAGATTGATGGGAATGATATCTACATTGGGAACAAAAGGATTGGTTCAAGAGCTAAGTGTTCAACAG ttcCAGAGATTGAGGTGGATACCAAAGGAGGAAAGACTGTAGGATACATCTATGTAGGTGAAAGACTAGCTGGAGTTTTCAATCTTTCTGATGCTTGTAGATCAGGTGTAGCTCAAGCAATGAAGGAACTGAAAGACCTTGGAATCAAAACCGCAATGCTAACTGGAGATAATCAAGATGCAGCCATGCATGCTCAAGAACAG TTGGGAAATGCTATGGACGTTGTGCATGGAGAACTTCTACCAGAAGACAAATCCAAAATCATACTAGAGTTCAAGAAAGAAGGACCAACAGCAATGGTAGGAGACGGTGTGAATGATGCACCAGCTTTAGCAACAGCTGATATTGGTATCTCCATGGGGATCTCTGGCTCTGCTCTTGCAACACAGACTGGTCATATCATTTTGATGTCTAATGATATCAGAAGGATACCACAGGCGATAAGGCTAGCCAGAAGATCTCGGCGCAAAGTCGTCGAAAACTTGTTCATATCAATCACTTTGAAAGTAGGGATACTGGTTTTGGCATTTACTGGTCATCCTTTGATTTGGGCTGCGGTCCTGGCCGATGTAGGGACTTGTCTGCTGGTGATCCTCAACAGTATGTTGCTGCTGCGAGATAAGGACAAAACCAAGAACAAAAAGTGTTACAGGGCTTCTAGTACTTTGTTGAATGGTAAGAAACTTGAAGGGGATGCAGAGGAAGAGCTGGACTTGGAAGCAGGTTTGTTAACAAAGAGTGGTCAATGCAACTCAGGATGTTGTGGTGATAAGAAAAAGCAAGAGAAGGTGAAACCAAGTAGTAAATCCAGTTCTGCCCATAGACATTCTGGTTGTTGTGGTGATAAGCAGCAGCAAGATAATGTAAAGATGACTGTGAAAGAGAGCTGTTGCGGTGGGAAAAGTAAGATACTGGAGAGAGATTTGGCTTCATTGAGATCATGCAACAAAAACCTGAAAATAAAAGGTGGTTCAGGCTGTTGTgataagaagaaagagaagctgAAGGAGACAGTGGCAAAGAGCTGTTGTGAGGAGAAGGAGAAAAATGTTGAGATGCAGATTCTTGGTGGCCAAAAGTTAATTGATTTGGAGAAATGTCTGGCTGGTGAAACCTGCAAATCAAGCTGCTGTGGCACTAAAGAGAAGGCTGCTGAGACTGCATACAAAGTGGACTGCAACTCAGGAAGCTGCAAGAAAACATTGAAACAAAGCAGCTGCCATGAGAAGACATGTCTAGACACTGAAACTGGTGACTCCAAGTTGGTTTGTTgtggagagagagaaggaggaaAAGTTGGAGAGCAATCTGATCTTGAGGTAAAGAATGAAAGAGAATGCAAGTCTGGTTGCTGCAGtgatgaaagaaaacaaaccgaGGAAATAACTCTGGCTTCCGAGGAAGAGACAGAGAGTCTGGATTGCTCCTCAGGATGCTGCGAGAACAAGGCCACAGTGAAACAAAGCTGCCATGAGAATGCAGGTCTAGAAATTGAAGCTGGTGATCTCAAGTTGGTTTGTTGTGGTGGTGATGAGAAACAAACTGGAGAGATAACTATGGCATGTGAGGAAGAGACAGACGGCTCGGATTGCTCCTCCACATGCTGTGGAAACAAGGAGGAAGTTGAACAAAGCTGTCATGAGAAGGCATGTCTGGACATTGAAGCTGGTGTGAGTTGTGATCTCAAGTTGGCTTGTTGTGGAAACACAGAAGGAGAAGTGAAAGAGAAACTTGATCTTGAGGAGGGCTTGCAGATAAAGAACCAAGGACAATGCATGTCTGTTTGTGGTTTGAAGGAAGATGGGTCTTCTAGTTTGGTGGGCAAAGAGCGAGAGATAGTGAAAGTTCTTAGCCAAAGCAGCAGCTGCTGCACAAGTCCTACTGAGTTGcacgtgaagaagaagaagatagagatTTGTTGCAAAGTGAAGACTCCAGAGGCCGTTGCTTGTGGATCTATTAAGTGTAAGGAAAGAGAGAAGCGTCACATTGGTAAAAGCTGTTGCAGGAGTTATGCCAAGGAATATTGCACCCACAGGcatcaccaccatcatcatcaccatgtTGGGGCTGTTTAA